In a single window of the Methanosarcinales archaeon genome:
- a CDS encoding NAD(P)/FAD-dependent oxidoreductase, whose translation MSKDLLEKGAIVQRDKETYAIAPHIPGGIIDVSTLRKIADVAEKYNAAAVKITSAQRMAIVGIKEADIDNVWTDLGMPTGAAIGLCVRSIKICPGTTFCKRGQQDSVGVGLKLDEKYHGMELPTKLKMGVSGCQNTCAESSIKDIGLIGTSKGWRLLAGGSSGIKPRLADIIAEELDDDVALKLVENIINFIKENGQKKRLGWVIEEMGLEEFKKKVL comes from the coding sequence ATGTCAAAAGACCTGTTAGAAAAAGGAGCCATCGTCCAGCGCGATAAAGAGACCTATGCTATAGCTCCACACATTCCTGGCGGAATAATAGATGTCAGTACACTAAGGAAGATCGCTGATGTGGCCGAGAAATACAATGCAGCAGCGGTTAAGATCACATCTGCCCAGCGAATGGCCATTGTAGGAATAAAGGAAGCTGACATTGATAATGTCTGGACTGACCTGGGAATGCCTACCGGGGCTGCTATCGGATTATGCGTACGAAGCATTAAGATATGTCCTGGTACTACCTTCTGTAAACGCGGTCAACAGGACTCAGTGGGTGTGGGATTAAAACTGGATGAAAAATATCATGGAATGGAGCTTCCGACAAAGTTAAAAATGGGAGTCTCAGGCTGCCAGAACACCTGTGCAGAATCCAGTATCAAGGACATAGGTCTGATAGGGACCTCCAAAGGATGGAGACTACTTGCGGGCGGGAGTTCTGGTATCAAACCCAGACTTGCAGATATAATTGCAGAAGAGCTTGATGATGATGTTGCACTGAAACTGGTGGAAAATATTATCAATTTCATAAAGGAAAATGGTCAGAAGAAACGTCTGGGATGGGTAATTGAAGAGATGGGGTTAGAGGAATTTAAAAAGAAAGTGCTGTAA